The proteins below come from a single Corylus avellana chromosome ca3, CavTom2PMs-1.0 genomic window:
- the LOC132176561 gene encoding transcription factor MYB80-like, whose translation MGRIPCCEKDNVKRGQWTPEEDNKLSSYIAQHGTRNWRLIPKNAGLQRCGKSCRLRWTNYLRPDLKHGQFSDAEEQTIVKLHSVVGNRWSLIAAQLPGRTDNDVKNHWNTKLKKKLSGMGIDPVTHKPFSHLMAEIATTLAPPQVAHLAEAALGCFKDEMLHLLTKKRNIDDFQNQEPNAAPPYINSNSKQDEKDYTIEKIKLGLSRAIQEPDNMLQSTKPWDSTAANFAGACSAFPASMSGYHQYGPSSFANEGDRSPWSQSMCTGSTCTAGDQQVRLHEKLLEGENGEDSDEGGKEIRNGSSMFSTSDCVLWDLPSDDHLINPIV comes from the exons ATGGGTAGGATTCCATGCTGTGAGAAGGACAACGTGAAAAGGGGACAGTGGACACCCGAAGAAGACAACAAGCTCTCTTCCTACATTGCCCAACACGGCACCCGCAACTGGCGCCTCATCCCCAAGAATGCtg GTCTTCAAAGGTGCGGGAAGAGCTGTCGGCTAAGGTGGACTAATTACCTTCGTCCTGATCTAAAGCATGGCCAATTCTCGGATGCAGAAGAGCAAACCATAGTGAAGCTGCATTCCGTTGTTGGCAACCG ATGGTCACTAATTGCAGCTCAGCTGCCTGGGCGCACAGACAATGATGTTAAAAATCACTGGAACACTAAGCTGAAAAAGAAGCTTTCGGGCATGGGTATTGACCCTGTGACCCACAAGCCTTTCTCTCACCTCATGGCTGAAATTGCAACAACACTGGCCCCTCCACAGGTGGCTCATCTTGCAGAAGCAGCCCTAGGCTGCTTTAAAGATGAAATGCTCCATCTCCTTACCAAGAAGCGCAATATTGACGACTTCCAGAACCAAGAACCTAATGCAGCACCACCATATATTAACAGTAACAGTAAGCAAGATGAAAAAGATTATACTATCGAGAAGATCAAGCTTGGCCTATCAAGGGCTATACAGGAACCTGACAATATGCTACAATCAACCAAGCCATGGGACTCTACTGCCGCAAATTTTGCAGGGGCCTGCAGTGCTTTCCCAGCATCTATGTCTGGATATCATCAGTATGGCCCATCATCTTTTGCAAATGAAGGGGACAGATCACCATGGAGCCAGAGTATGTGTACGGGAAGCACATGCACAGCTGGAGACCAGCAAGTCCGGTTACATGAAAAACTACTTGAgggagaaaatggagaggattctgATGAGGGTGGGAAAGAAATCAGAAATGGATCCAGCATGTTCAGTACTTCAGACTGTGTCTTATGGGATTTACCATCTGATGATCATCTAATCAACCCAATCGTTTAA